The genomic stretch GTGGGTGGCCTGGGACTGAGATATTTGCGGGGTGTTCAGGCCCGCCAGCGAGTCGAGGCCTGGATTGCAGAGGTGATTGAGCAAGTGCGGTCACAGCAGATTCAGGTGCCTGAGCAGACGGCGTTGGCCGCGTTTGCCCTTCACCGCGACGCCAACGGCAACCGACTAGACACCGCCGTTGCGGCGGTGGATTTGATCAACGTGCTGCGCCCTACTGTGGCCATTGGTCGCTACGTGGTTTTTGCCGCCCTAGCCCTGCATCAGCACCCCCACTGTGCCTCAAAACTTGCAGGTGATGACCCTGACTACACCACTCTATTCACTCAAGAAGTGCGGCGGTTTTACCCGTTCTTTCCCTTCGCTGCGGCGCGCACTTGTCAAGGGTTTGATTGGCAAGAGTATCACTTTCCCAAAGATACGTTGGTATTGCTGGACCTCTACGGCACCAACCACGATGACAACCATTGGCAAGAGCCCGATCGCTTTTGGCCAGAACGATTTAGCCAGTGGCAAGAAAGTGCCTTTGACTTTATTCCTCAGGGAGGCGGCAACTACAACGAAAACCACCGCTGTGCGGGAGAATGGCTGACGATTAAGCTGATGGAGCAGATCCTAAATTTTTTAGTCGATGAGCTTGAGTACGACGTACCGCCGCAAAACCTAGAGGTCAAACTGTCGCGCTTTCCGACGCTGCCGGAAAGCGGTTTTGTGATGGAGAACGTCCGGTTTAAGAACTAGGGACAATTACAGAGGGTAGGGGGCGATCGCTCCGTCCGAGCCCATAGCCTAAACTACCGCTTTCGTGGTTCTAGGCTTATTTATCTCTCTTCAGAATGTTTCCAGCTCCACCAGAAGAGTGATTTTTTCCTGCGTAGCAAGAAATTATCATTGATGATGTGATGGGCTTTGGTTATCTGTCTAAAGGACCATCTTGAGTTTTTCTTTTCAAAGGGATCGCTATGCAAGGCAATTGCTTAACAGCAATTCCCAGTTTTGTCGCTGAGCAACTGGATTATGATGCGCTTCAGCCCCGCTTTTCACTAATTGCTAAACCGCCGCTGCCCCAGATGCAAGTTTCTGTGATTGTGCCGGTTCGCAATGAAGCAGAAATGCTGCCCAAGACGCTGCAAGCCCTGGCAGATCAGATCGATTTTGAGGGCAATTGCCTGGATGCTAAAAGCTACGAAGTGATCGTCTTGGCCAACAACTGCACTGACGCTTCAGCGGCGATCGCCCGCCAGTTTGCCCAACAGCATCCCCAGTTTCAGCTGCATGTGGTGGAACAGACTCTGCCACCAGAGACAGCTCACATTGGGCGAGTGCGCCGCATGCTGATGGATGAAGCTCATCGACGGCTCCAAGGGCTAGGGCAGCGCCACGGCATCATCGCCTCTACCGATGGCGATAGCCAGGTCGATCGCCAATGGATTGCGGCCATGCGGCACGAGATCGCTCAAGGCGCTGATGCCGTGGGCGGGCGCACAGTGACTCACCGAGCCGAGCGAGCGGCCTTAGATCGGGCGACTAAAACTTCTTACCTGCGTTTTGTAGGGTATCGATACCTGATCAAGCAGCTGGAAGACTATCTCGATCCTGACCCCTTTGATCGGGCGCCGCGGCACTACCAGTTTTTTGGCGCTAACTTTGCAGTCACCCACGAGATATATGCCCTAGCGGGGGGCATGCCCCTGCTGCCCACCTCCGAGGATGTGGCCTTTCACCGGGCAATTATCAAAGTGGGAGCCAAGGTGCGCCACAGCACGCTGATGCGGGTGACCACCTCGGCGCGCCGCCAGGGGCGAGCGACCCAGGGCCTAGCCGATCGCCTCAGCCAGTTTCAAACCCTAGGGCAGCGGCAGCAGTCTTTTTTGGTGGCATCGGCGGCCGAGGTTAGGGCAAAACTGCTGGTGCGTCGCGATCTGCGCCGCTGCTGGGTGCAGGCCACCAGCAACCAGCAGCACGCTGGGCTGGCACCCCAGCGCTTGACCCAGCTGGCGAAACGGCTGACAGTGCCCCTAGCCGAGCTACACGAGGCGATCGAGCAGTCAGCAACCTTTGGGGAGCTGGTGCAGCGGGTTGAGCACCGTCAGCAGGCGATGGGTCTCTGGCAACAGCAGTGGACAGCGGTACCGATCGAAATGGCGATCGCCGATCTGCGCCTCTGTCTGCACCAGCAGCGCCAGCAGGCTCTAGCTACGGACGCTCGTAGAGGTCTAGGCGGTAGTCGGCCGTGCGCTGACTGAACACAGCGTTGAGCGGTGCGATCGCCGCAAAGTCTTGAAAAGCATTGTGCA from Nodosilinea sp. FACHB-141 encodes the following:
- a CDS encoding glycosyltransferase family 2 protein encodes the protein MQGNCLTAIPSFVAEQLDYDALQPRFSLIAKPPLPQMQVSVIVPVRNEAEMLPKTLQALADQIDFEGNCLDAKSYEVIVLANNCTDASAAIARQFAQQHPQFQLHVVEQTLPPETAHIGRVRRMLMDEAHRRLQGLGQRHGIIASTDGDSQVDRQWIAAMRHEIAQGADAVGGRTVTHRAERAALDRATKTSYLRFVGYRYLIKQLEDYLDPDPFDRAPRHYQFFGANFAVTHEIYALAGGMPLLPTSEDVAFHRAIIKVGAKVRHSTLMRVTTSARRQGRATQGLADRLSQFQTLGQRQQSFLVASAAEVRAKLLVRRDLRRCWVQATSNQQHAGLAPQRLTQLAKRLTVPLAELHEAIEQSATFGELVQRVEHRQQAMGLWQQQWTAVPIEMAIADLRLCLHQQRQQALATDARRGLGGSRPCAD
- a CDS encoding cytochrome P450: MANIPVEPSIDSTLWLLRDGYKFIGNRCDRMGTNIFQTRLRLQKTICMRGAAAAEVFYDNAKFSRKNAAPPRAKKTLLGEGGVQGLDGASHRQRKQIFMGLMTPERLQQLSDLTLHHCRQYAQRWQQQDQVVLFEQINEILCRSVCEWSGVPLPETDVARRTLELGAMIDGVGGLGLRYLRGVQARQRVEAWIAEVIEQVRSQQIQVPEQTALAAFALHRDANGNRLDTAVAAVDLINVLRPTVAIGRYVVFAALALHQHPHCASKLAGDDPDYTTLFTQEVRRFYPFFPFAAARTCQGFDWQEYHFPKDTLVLLDLYGTNHDDNHWQEPDRFWPERFSQWQESAFDFIPQGGGNYNENHRCAGEWLTIKLMEQILNFLVDELEYDVPPQNLEVKLSRFPTLPESGFVMENVRFKN